Proteins encoded by one window of Antechinus flavipes isolate AdamAnt ecotype Samford, QLD, Australia chromosome 4, AdamAnt_v2, whole genome shotgun sequence:
- the LOC127559376 gene encoding glutathione S-transferase Mu 1-like isoform X3 has protein sequence MILAYWEIRGLAHPIRLLLEYTGTPYKELLYNYEKCSDYDKNEWFKDRYTLGLDFPNLPYLIDGNIKITQSNAILRYIGRKHKMCGDTEEEKVRVDILESQAMDFRMQLENLRLIYLQQLPKTLQLFSHFLDTRRWFAGKKMTFVDFSMYDILDLNCKFLPTCLDPFPNLQEFLTRFEGLKKISAYMNSPRYLPKPVFLKMAKWGTQ, from the exons ATGATCCTGGCATATTGGGAAATTCGGGGG ctCGCCCATCCAATCCGTTTGTTGTTGGAATATACAGGGACCCCCTATAAGGAGCTGCTCTATAACTATGAGAAAT gTTCTGATTATGATAAAAACGAATGGTTTAAAGACAGATATACTCTTGGGCTCGACTTTCCCAAT CTACCCTACCTGATTGATGGGAACATCAAGATCACCCAGAGTAATGCTATCTTACGCTATATTGGACGAAAGCACAAGATGT GTGGGGATACTgaggaggaaaaagtgagagtGGACATTTTGGAGAGTCAAGCCATGGATTTTCGAATGCAGCTG GAAAATTTGAGACTCATCTATCTACAGCAGCTACCTAAAACTCTTCAGCTCTTCTCCCATTTCCTGGACACAAGGAGGTGGTTTGCTGGAAAGAAG ATGACTTTTGTGGATTTCTCCATGTATGACATTCTTGACCTGAACTGCAAGTTTTTACCCACATGCCTGGACCCTTTCCCAAACCTGCAGGAATTCCTCACTCGGTTTGAG gGCCTAAAGAAGATCTCAGCCTACATGAATTCTCCACGATATCTCCCCAAACCAGTGTTTCTGAAGATGGCCAAGTGGGGCACTCAGTAG
- the LOC127559376 gene encoding glutathione S-transferase Mu 2-like isoform X5, whose product MILAYWEIRGLAHPIRLLLEYTGTPYKELLYNYEKCSDYDKNEWFKDRYTLGLDFPNLPYLIDGNIKITQSNAILRYIGRKHKMCGDTEEEKVRVDILESQAMDFRMQLVRVCHDPNFENLRLIYLQQLPKTLQLFSHFLDTRRWFAGKKGLKKISAYMNSPRYLPKPVFLKMAKWGTQ is encoded by the exons ATGATCCTGGCATATTGGGAAATTCGGGGG ctCGCCCATCCAATCCGTTTGTTGTTGGAATATACAGGGACCCCCTATAAGGAGCTGCTCTATAACTATGAGAAAT gTTCTGATTATGATAAAAACGAATGGTTTAAAGACAGATATACTCTTGGGCTCGACTTTCCCAAT CTACCCTACCTGATTGATGGGAACATCAAGATCACCCAGAGTAATGCTATCTTACGCTATATTGGACGAAAGCACAAGATGT GTGGGGATACTgaggaggaaaaagtgagagtGGACATTTTGGAGAGTCAAGCCATGGATTTTCGAATGCAGCTGGTGAGGGTTTGCCACGACCCAAACTTT GAAAATTTGAGACTCATCTATCTACAGCAGCTACCTAAAACTCTTCAGCTCTTCTCCCATTTCCTGGACACAAGGAGGTGGTTTGCTGGAAAGAAG gGCCTAAAGAAGATCTCAGCCTACATGAATTCTCCACGATATCTCCCCAAACCAGTGTTTCTGAAGATGGCCAAGTGGGGCACTCAGTAG
- the LOC127559376 gene encoding glutathione S-transferase Mu 4-like isoform X2 produces MILAYWEIRGLAHPIRLLLEYTGTPYKELLYNYEKCSDYDKNEWFKDRYTLGLDFPNLPYLIDGNIKITQSNAILRYIGRKHKMCGDTEEEKVRVDILESQAMDFRMQLVRVCHDPNFENLRLIYLQQLPKTLQLFSHFLDTRRWFAGKKMTFVDFSMYDILDLNCKFLPTCLDPFPNLQEFLTRFEGLKKISAYMNSPRYLPKPVFLKMAKWGTQ; encoded by the exons ATGATCCTGGCATATTGGGAAATTCGGGGG ctCGCCCATCCAATCCGTTTGTTGTTGGAATATACAGGGACCCCCTATAAGGAGCTGCTCTATAACTATGAGAAAT gTTCTGATTATGATAAAAACGAATGGTTTAAAGACAGATATACTCTTGGGCTCGACTTTCCCAAT CTACCCTACCTGATTGATGGGAACATCAAGATCACCCAGAGTAATGCTATCTTACGCTATATTGGACGAAAGCACAAGATGT GTGGGGATACTgaggaggaaaaagtgagagtGGACATTTTGGAGAGTCAAGCCATGGATTTTCGAATGCAGCTGGTGAGGGTTTGCCACGACCCAAACTTT GAAAATTTGAGACTCATCTATCTACAGCAGCTACCTAAAACTCTTCAGCTCTTCTCCCATTTCCTGGACACAAGGAGGTGGTTTGCTGGAAAGAAG ATGACTTTTGTGGATTTCTCCATGTATGACATTCTTGACCTGAACTGCAAGTTTTTACCCACATGCCTGGACCCTTTCCCAAACCTGCAGGAATTCCTCACTCGGTTTGAG gGCCTAAAGAAGATCTCAGCCTACATGAATTCTCCACGATATCTCCCCAAACCAGTGTTTCTGAAGATGGCCAAGTGGGGCACTCAGTAG
- the LOC127559376 gene encoding glutathione S-transferase Mu 2-like isoform X4 gives MILAYWEIRGLAHPIRLLLEYTGTPYKELLYNYEKCSDYDKNEWFKDRYTLGLDFPNLPYLIDGNIKITQSNAILRYIGRKHKMCGDTEEEKVRVDILESQAMDFRMQLVRVCHDPNFPLTLSPQENLRLIYLQQLPKTLQLFSHFLDTRRWFAGKKGLKKISAYMNSPRYLPKPVFLKMAKWGTQ, from the exons ATGATCCTGGCATATTGGGAAATTCGGGGG ctCGCCCATCCAATCCGTTTGTTGTTGGAATATACAGGGACCCCCTATAAGGAGCTGCTCTATAACTATGAGAAAT gTTCTGATTATGATAAAAACGAATGGTTTAAAGACAGATATACTCTTGGGCTCGACTTTCCCAAT CTACCCTACCTGATTGATGGGAACATCAAGATCACCCAGAGTAATGCTATCTTACGCTATATTGGACGAAAGCACAAGATGT GTGGGGATACTgaggaggaaaaagtgagagtGGACATTTTGGAGAGTCAAGCCATGGATTTTCGAATGCAGCTGGTGAGGGTTTGCCACGACCCAAACTTT cCTCTCACTCTGTCTCCACAGGAAAATTTGAGACTCATCTATCTACAGCAGCTACCTAAAACTCTTCAGCTCTTCTCCCATTTCCTGGACACAAGGAGGTGGTTTGCTGGAAAGAAG gGCCTAAAGAAGATCTCAGCCTACATGAATTCTCCACGATATCTCCCCAAACCAGTGTTTCTGAAGATGGCCAAGTGGGGCACTCAGTAG
- the LOC127559376 gene encoding glutathione S-transferase Mu 4-like isoform X1, which yields MILAYWEIRGLAHPIRLLLEYTGTPYKELLYNYEKCSDYDKNEWFKDRYTLGLDFPNLPYLIDGNIKITQSNAILRYIGRKHKMCGDTEEEKVRVDILESQAMDFRMQLVRVCHDPNFPLTLSPQENLRLIYLQQLPKTLQLFSHFLDTRRWFAGKKMTFVDFSMYDILDLNCKFLPTCLDPFPNLQEFLTRFEGLKKISAYMNSPRYLPKPVFLKMAKWGTQ from the exons ATGATCCTGGCATATTGGGAAATTCGGGGG ctCGCCCATCCAATCCGTTTGTTGTTGGAATATACAGGGACCCCCTATAAGGAGCTGCTCTATAACTATGAGAAAT gTTCTGATTATGATAAAAACGAATGGTTTAAAGACAGATATACTCTTGGGCTCGACTTTCCCAAT CTACCCTACCTGATTGATGGGAACATCAAGATCACCCAGAGTAATGCTATCTTACGCTATATTGGACGAAAGCACAAGATGT GTGGGGATACTgaggaggaaaaagtgagagtGGACATTTTGGAGAGTCAAGCCATGGATTTTCGAATGCAGCTGGTGAGGGTTTGCCACGACCCAAACTTT cCTCTCACTCTGTCTCCACAGGAAAATTTGAGACTCATCTATCTACAGCAGCTACCTAAAACTCTTCAGCTCTTCTCCCATTTCCTGGACACAAGGAGGTGGTTTGCTGGAAAGAAG ATGACTTTTGTGGATTTCTCCATGTATGACATTCTTGACCTGAACTGCAAGTTTTTACCCACATGCCTGGACCCTTTCCCAAACCTGCAGGAATTCCTCACTCGGTTTGAG gGCCTAAAGAAGATCTCAGCCTACATGAATTCTCCACGATATCTCCCCAAACCAGTGTTTCTGAAGATGGCCAAGTGGGGCACTCAGTAG